One stretch of Oceanimonas pelagia DNA includes these proteins:
- a CDS encoding LysE family translocator, with the protein MEVWLLFIPACLALNLTPGPDIFFILSQALGGRQRAGMLAALGLGVSYLGHTLLAVVGLSALVLQSATAFTLIKYAGAAYLLYLGWTSLRHASRLALPAAADTQSDWQIFRRGLTVGMLNPKVALFFLAFLPQFVTSDSGSVPWQLLQLGLVFTLTATLCNGAYGLLGQRLKHSLQGRARFSVYLGRISGGLMMALGARLALTRQ; encoded by the coding sequence ATGGAAGTCTGGTTGCTGTTTATTCCCGCCTGTCTGGCCCTTAATCTGACCCCCGGGCCCGATATCTTTTTCATTCTGTCTCAGGCGCTCGGGGGCCGGCAACGGGCCGGCATGCTGGCGGCACTGGGGCTGGGCGTATCCTACCTTGGCCATACCCTGCTGGCGGTGGTGGGTTTGTCGGCGCTGGTGTTGCAGTCCGCCACCGCCTTTACCCTGATCAAATACGCCGGCGCGGCCTATCTGCTCTACCTGGGCTGGACCAGCCTGCGTCACGCCAGCCGCCTGGCCTTGCCGGCGGCGGCCGACACTCAAAGCGACTGGCAAATCTTTCGCCGGGGGCTGACGGTGGGCATGCTCAACCCCAAGGTGGCGCTGTTTTTCCTCGCCTTCCTGCCTCAGTTCGTGACCAGTGATAGTGGTTCCGTGCCCTGGCAACTGCTGCAGCTGGGGCTGGTATTTACCCTGACCGCCACCCTGTGTAATGGTGCCTACGGCCTGCTGGGCCAGCGTCTGAAACACAGCCTGCAGGGCAGAGCGCGTTTTTCCGTGTACCTGGGCCGCATCTCGGGCGGGCTCATGATGGCGTTGGGTGCGCGGCTGGCCCTGACCCGGCAATAA
- a CDS encoding bifunctional acetate--CoA ligase family protein/GNAT family N-acetyltransferase yields the protein MPQQGLDALFRPASIAVIGASHRDNGAGKLVMKNLLAGNFSGPVMPVNPKYEAVAGVMAYPDIASLPRVPDLAIICTPADKNPTIIEQLGQKGCKAAIILAAGTSHGQLECMKASARQHRMRLLGPNSMGVILPHLGLNVSFAPFPAKPGRIAFVSQSSAVCATILDWARHNDIGFSHFISLGDACDINFAQLLDYLARDRHTQSILLYMDAVQDARAFMSAARAASRNKAVLVVKSGKTRIGAQLGHIHTGGDVGMDAAYDAAIRRAGMLRVRDTHDLFAAVETLNHSHTLRGERLVVLTNGAGPAINAIDTLLARGGKLASLTETTHAALDRVLPPSWSHTNPIDIVGDAPVERYVASLRVLLDSDDCDAILIMHAPSATVNSTHVARELIEVIRTHPRARRFNILTNWSGETSAFEARRCFTEAGIPTYRTPESAAGAFMHLVEYRRNQKQLMETPESISDMPNDGDTVRELIGQAFEEGLHQLDTHEVSRLMAAYGIQVLPTWIATDGTEAAHIAEQIGYPVAIKLRSPDIVHKSEVSGVVLNLRSAAEVAQAADALLDRVRQTYPSARIHGLMVQRMARRAGSQELHIAVRSDPVFGPVILLGDGGVDLEGEEQAAVALPPLNMTLARYLVIQALKSGKVRANRSQHPLDMMAVCRVLTQVSHLIIDHPEIISLDIHPLLATGSELIALDVSMKLAPFEGDGQARLAIRPYPREWEERTVLKDGTPVTLRPILPEDEPAHQDFVGHVTDEDRYKRFFADVVIGHEELAHMTQIDYDREMAFVAVTEEGHILGVVRAMSDPDNDDAEFAVLVRSDLKGVGLGRMLMEKIIRYGRQRGLNSLSGITMPSNRGMVTLARKLGFKTKTQLEDGIVELKLLLDSDV from the coding sequence ATGCCGCAGCAAGGACTCGATGCCCTGTTCAGGCCCGCCAGCATCGCCGTGATCGGTGCCTCGCACCGGGACAACGGCGCCGGCAAGCTGGTGATGAAGAACCTGCTGGCCGGCAACTTCAGTGGTCCGGTCATGCCCGTGAACCCCAAATACGAAGCGGTGGCCGGGGTGATGGCCTACCCCGATATCGCCAGCCTGCCGCGCGTGCCGGATCTGGCCATTATCTGCACACCGGCCGACAAAAACCCGACCATCATCGAGCAACTGGGCCAAAAGGGTTGCAAGGCCGCCATTATTCTTGCCGCCGGCACCAGCCACGGCCAGCTCGAGTGCATGAAGGCCAGCGCACGGCAGCACCGCATGCGCCTGCTGGGCCCCAACAGCATGGGGGTAATACTGCCGCACCTGGGCCTGAATGTGAGTTTTGCGCCGTTTCCGGCCAAACCAGGGCGCATCGCCTTTGTGTCGCAATCTTCTGCCGTGTGCGCCACCATTCTGGACTGGGCCCGGCACAACGACATTGGCTTTTCCCACTTTATCTCCCTGGGGGATGCCTGCGACATCAACTTCGCCCAGCTGCTTGACTACCTGGCCCGGGACAGACACACCCAATCCATTCTGCTGTATATGGACGCGGTGCAGGACGCCCGCGCCTTTATGTCGGCGGCCCGGGCCGCGTCCCGCAACAAGGCGGTGTTGGTGGTAAAAAGTGGCAAAACCCGCATCGGCGCCCAGCTTGGCCATATTCACACCGGTGGCGACGTGGGCATGGATGCCGCCTACGACGCTGCCATTCGCCGGGCCGGCATGCTCAGGGTGCGCGATACTCACGATTTGTTTGCGGCGGTGGAAACCCTCAACCATTCCCACACCCTGCGCGGCGAGCGGCTGGTGGTGCTCACTAATGGCGCCGGCCCGGCCATCAACGCCATCGACACCCTGCTGGCCCGGGGCGGCAAGCTGGCCAGCCTGACCGAGACCACCCATGCGGCGCTGGACCGGGTGCTGCCGCCGTCCTGGTCGCATACCAATCCCATCGACATCGTCGGTGACGCGCCGGTGGAGCGCTACGTAGCCAGCCTGCGGGTATTGCTCGACAGCGACGACTGCGATGCCATTCTGATCATGCACGCACCCTCGGCTACCGTGAACAGCACCCATGTGGCCCGGGAGCTGATCGAGGTGATTCGCACTCACCCCCGCGCCAGACGTTTCAACATTCTCACCAACTGGTCCGGGGAAACCAGCGCCTTTGAAGCCCGGCGCTGCTTTACCGAGGCCGGCATTCCCACCTACCGCACCCCGGAAAGCGCCGCCGGGGCCTTTATGCACCTGGTGGAATACCGCCGCAACCAGAAGCAGTTAATGGAAACCCCGGAGTCCATCTCCGACATGCCCAACGACGGCGACACCGTGCGCGAGCTGATTGGCCAGGCCTTTGAGGAAGGACTGCACCAGCTCGACACCCATGAGGTAAGCCGGCTGATGGCGGCCTATGGCATTCAGGTATTGCCCACCTGGATCGCCACCGACGGCACCGAGGCCGCGCACATTGCGGAGCAAATCGGTTATCCGGTGGCGATCAAGCTGCGCTCACCCGATATTGTGCACAAATCGGAAGTGTCGGGTGTGGTGCTCAACCTGCGCTCGGCAGCCGAGGTGGCCCAGGCCGCCGATGCCCTGCTCGACCGGGTACGGCAAACCTACCCCAGCGCCCGCATTCACGGCCTGATGGTGCAGCGCATGGCACGCCGGGCCGGTTCTCAGGAGCTGCACATCGCAGTGCGTTCCGATCCGGTGTTTGGCCCGGTGATCCTGCTGGGTGACGGCGGCGTGGATCTGGAAGGGGAAGAGCAGGCCGCGGTGGCCCTGCCGCCGCTGAACATGACCCTGGCCCGTTACCTGGTGATCCAGGCGCTCAAGAGCGGCAAGGTGCGCGCCAACCGCTCCCAGCACCCCCTGGACATGATGGCGGTGTGCCGGGTGCTGACTCAGGTGTCGCATCTCATCATCGACCACCCGGAAATCATCAGCCTCGACATTCATCCGCTGCTGGCCACCGGCAGTGAACTGATCGCGCTGGACGTCAGCATGAAGCTGGCGCCCTTTGAGGGAGACGGCCAGGCCCGGCTGGCGATTCGGCCCTACCCGAGGGAATGGGAAGAGCGCACCGTGCTGAAAGACGGTACACCGGTAACCCTGAGACCCATACTGCCCGAAGACGAGCCCGCTCATCAGGACTTTGTCGGCCATGTCACCGACGAAGACCGCTACAAGCGCTTCTTTGCCGATGTGGTGATCGGCCATGAGGAGCTGGCCCACATGACCCAGATCGATTACGACCGGGAAATGGCCTTTGTGGCGGTGACCGAAGAGGGCCACATTCTGGGCGTGGTGCGCGCCATGTCGGATCCCGACAACGACGATGCCGAATTTGCGGTACTGGTACGCTCGGATCTCAAAGGCGTGGGCCTCGGTCGCATGCTGATGGAAAAGATCATTCGCTATGGCCGGCAACGCGGCCTGAACAGCCTGAGTGGCATTACCATGCCGTCCAACCGGGGTATGGTCACTCTGGCCCGCAAGCTGGGCTTCAAAACCAAAACACAACTGGAAGACGGTATTGTAGAGCTGAAGCTGCTGCTGGATAGTGACGTATGA
- the cysA gene encoding sulfate/thiosulfate ABC transporter ATP-binding protein CysA: protein MSIRIDGIQKSFGKTRVLHDINLDLPSGQLVGLLGPSGSGKTTLLRIIAGLEQANAGRIHFSGTEVTGLHARDRKVGFVFQHYALFRHMTVFDNIAFGLTIKPKKERPSAAEIKTRVGKLLEMIQLSHLADRFPSQLSGGQRQRVALARALAVEPRVLLLDEPFGALDAQVRKDLRRWLRRLHDDLHFTSVFVTHDQEEALDVSDQVVVMSQGRIEQIGSPNTVWQRPASRFVLEFLGEVAKIDGELAGGRFRVGEHGLALPAAAQHSGAASWYLRPHEIGLQHDASASHPLPVRVTDVNPRGAMVHLELEPAGWPGPLLEAELARHQLNNVSRGQTLYLGGSQGRLYAGDNQLGESELALSA, encoded by the coding sequence ATGAGCATTCGCATTGACGGCATTCAGAAATCCTTTGGCAAGACTCGAGTGCTGCACGACATCAACCTGGATCTGCCCAGCGGCCAGCTGGTGGGCCTGCTGGGGCCGTCGGGCTCGGGCAAGACCACGCTGCTGCGCATTATTGCCGGACTGGAGCAGGCCAATGCCGGCCGCATTCACTTCAGCGGCACCGAAGTGACCGGGCTGCACGCCCGGGATCGCAAGGTGGGCTTTGTGTTTCAGCATTACGCCCTGTTCCGCCATATGACGGTGTTCGACAACATCGCCTTTGGCCTGACCATCAAGCCCAAAAAGGAGCGCCCGTCCGCCGCCGAGATCAAAACCCGGGTCGGCAAGCTGCTGGAAATGATCCAGCTGTCGCACCTGGCCGACCGCTTTCCGTCCCAGCTGTCTGGCGGCCAGCGTCAACGGGTGGCCCTGGCCCGGGCACTGGCGGTGGAGCCACGGGTGCTGCTGCTGGACGAACCCTTTGGCGCTCTGGATGCCCAGGTACGCAAGGATCTGCGCCGCTGGCTGCGCCGGCTGCACGACGATCTGCACTTTACCAGCGTGTTCGTGACCCACGATCAGGAAGAGGCGCTGGATGTGTCGGATCAGGTGGTGGTGATGAGCCAGGGCCGCATCGAGCAGATTGGCAGCCCCAACACCGTGTGGCAACGGCCCGCCAGCCGTTTTGTGCTGGAGTTTCTGGGTGAAGTGGCCAAAATCGACGGCGAGCTGGCGGGTGGGCGCTTTCGCGTGGGCGAGCATGGCCTGGCGCTGCCGGCGGCAGCTCAACACAGCGGGGCCGCCAGCTGGTATCTGCGCCCCCACGAGATTGGCCTGCAGCATGATGCCAGCGCGAGCCATCCGCTGCCGGTGCGAGTAACCGACGTTAACCCCCGGGGCGCCATGGTACACCTGGAGCTGGAGCCAGCCGGCTGGCCGGGTCCACTGCTGGAAGCCGAGCTGGCCCGGCATCAACTCAATAACGTTTCTCGTGGCCAGACCCTCTATCTGGGCGGCAGCCAGGGACGCCTCTATGCCGGCGACAACCAGCTAGGTGAAAGCGAGCTGGCGTTATCGGCCTGA
- the cysP gene encoding thiosulfate ABC transporter substrate-binding protein CysP, translated as MRKSLLASVLFAAGLSATLPLQAKELLNSSYDIARELFADINPVFVKHWQEQTGETLEIKQSHAGSSRQAQAILQGLRADVVTYNQTTDVDVLHQKGKLIPADWKARLPNDSSPYYSTMAFLVRKDNPKQVQGWDDLTRDDVQLVFPNPKTSGNGRYTYLAAWGAAHKAFDGDESKIREHMGKLVKQVAVFDTGGRGATTTFVERGIGDVLITFESEVNNIIAQYPDQAFERVVPPVDVLAEFPVTWIDRNVERNDTADAAKAYLEFLYTPEAQRILASYNYRVHNEEVAAEVADQFPATELFTVEEIFGGWEQAMKDHFANGASLDQLQAEAR; from the coding sequence ATGCGCAAATCCCTTCTGGCCTCCGTGTTGTTTGCCGCCGGCCTGAGTGCCACCCTGCCGCTGCAGGCCAAGGAACTGCTGAACAGCAGCTATGACATCGCCCGCGAGCTGTTTGCCGACATCAACCCGGTGTTCGTGAAGCACTGGCAGGAACAAACCGGCGAGACCCTGGAGATCAAGCAGTCCCACGCCGGCTCGTCCCGCCAGGCTCAGGCCATTCTGCAGGGCCTGCGCGCCGACGTGGTGACCTACAACCAGACCACGGATGTGGACGTGCTGCACCAGAAGGGCAAGCTGATCCCCGCCGACTGGAAGGCGCGCCTGCCCAACGACAGCTCCCCCTACTATTCCACCATGGCGTTTCTGGTACGCAAGGATAACCCCAAGCAGGTGCAGGGCTGGGACGATCTGACCCGGGACGACGTGCAGCTGGTATTCCCCAACCCCAAAACCTCCGGCAATGGCCGTTACACCTATCTGGCCGCCTGGGGTGCCGCCCACAAGGCCTTTGATGGCGACGAAAGCAAAATCCGCGAGCACATGGGCAAGCTGGTGAAGCAGGTCGCCGTGTTCGACACCGGCGGCCGGGGTGCCACCACTACCTTTGTGGAGCGGGGCATCGGTGATGTGCTGATCACCTTTGAATCGGAAGTGAACAACATCATTGCCCAGTACCCGGATCAGGCCTTTGAGCGGGTGGTGCCGCCGGTGGACGTGCTGGCCGAGTTTCCGGTGACCTGGATTGACCGCAACGTGGAACGCAACGACACCGCCGACGCCGCCAAGGCCTATCTGGAGTTCCTGTACACGCCTGAGGCCCAGCGCATTCTGGCCAGCTACAACTACCGGGTGCATAACGAAGAAGTGGCCGCCGAGGTCGCCGACCAGTTCCCGGCCACCGAGCTGTTTACCGTGGAAGAGATCTTTGGTGGCTGGGAGCAGGCCATGAAGGATCACTTCGCCAACGGCGCCAGCCTGGATCAGCTGCAGGCCGAGGCCCGCTAA
- a CDS encoding benzoate/H(+) symporter BenE family transporter, with product MKAFLRDLSLPAVAAGFLAVMVSYAGPLAIVFQAGASAGISQEMMTSWVWAISIGAAVSGMVLSFWLKVPVVTAWSVPGIALLVPMFPGLTLGEAVGAYLTAAAITLIIGLSGSFDRLMRAIPRGVAAGMMAGILFQFGTNAFVAVETAPALATGMVLTYLLGRRCCPRYTLILLLLVGMGLAVVLEGASLAGLRWSLTTPQFITPEWSLTTTLSLALPLVLVSLSGQYLPGMAILHATGFRVSARPILAVTGLASLPMALFGGVSIVVAAITAAICTGEDAHENPHRRYVAGVFNGLFYLVGGLFAGTIVSLFTSLPAAFVAVLAGLALLGAIGGNLVIALDTPGEREAALLSFVVTASGLSLFGLSSALWGVVAGCVAQLVLASPSLSAGRLHPEAPPSPKQE from the coding sequence ATGAAGGCTTTTCTGCGCGATCTTTCACTGCCGGCGGTGGCCGCCGGCTTTCTGGCGGTGATGGTTTCTTACGCCGGCCCGCTGGCCATCGTGTTTCAGGCCGGCGCCAGCGCCGGCATCTCTCAGGAGATGATGACCTCCTGGGTATGGGCCATTTCCATCGGCGCCGCGGTATCGGGCATGGTGCTGTCCTTCTGGCTCAAGGTGCCCGTGGTCACCGCCTGGTCAGTGCCTGGCATCGCACTGCTGGTGCCGATGTTTCCCGGGCTGACCCTGGGTGAGGCGGTGGGCGCCTACCTGACCGCCGCCGCCATTACCCTGATCATTGGCCTGTCGGGCAGCTTTGATCGCCTGATGCGGGCCATTCCCCGGGGGGTGGCCGCCGGCATGATGGCCGGCATTTTGTTTCAGTTCGGCACCAATGCCTTTGTGGCCGTGGAAACGGCGCCGGCCCTGGCCACCGGCATGGTGCTCACCTACCTGCTGGGCCGCCGCTGCTGCCCCCGCTATACCCTGATCCTGTTGCTGCTGGTGGGCATGGGGCTGGCGGTGGTACTGGAAGGCGCCAGTCTGGCCGGCCTTCGGTGGTCACTGACCACGCCGCAATTCATTACCCCGGAATGGTCACTGACCACTACCCTGAGCCTGGCCCTGCCGCTGGTGCTGGTCAGCCTGTCCGGTCAGTATTTGCCGGGCATGGCCATACTGCATGCCACCGGTTTCAGGGTCAGTGCCCGGCCAATACTGGCCGTCACCGGACTGGCGTCCCTGCCCATGGCGCTGTTTGGCGGCGTCAGCATTGTGGTGGCGGCCATTACCGCCGCCATCTGCACCGGCGAAGACGCCCATGAAAACCCGCACCGGCGCTATGTGGCCGGGGTATTCAACGGGCTCTTCTATCTGGTAGGCGGCCTGTTTGCCGGCACCATCGTTAGCCTGTTTACCTCGCTGCCGGCGGCCTTTGTGGCGGTGCTGGCGGGACTGGCCCTGCTCGGTGCCATTGGCGGCAACCTGGTCATCGCACTGGACACCCCCGGAGAGCGGGAAGCGGCCCTGTTGAGCTTTGTGGTCACCGCCTCCGGGCTGTCATTGTTCGGCTTGTCGTCGGCGCTGTGGGGAGTGGTGGCCGGCTGTGTGGCACAGCTGGTGCTGGCGTCGCCGTCCCTGTCTGCCGGCCGGCTGCACCCTGAGGCGCCCCCCTCGCCGAAGCAAGAGTAA
- the cysW gene encoding sulfate/thiosulfate ABC transporter permease CysW, with product MEQTLTLKASRPWGRWLLIGTGVVLTLLLLVVPLFAIFAGALAAGVGGVLDNLAEPDMLHAIGLTLMVAAITVPVNLVFGTLLAWLVTRFRFPGRQLLLTLMDVPFAVSPVVAGLLYLLMYGVNGPVGGWLDGHDMQLMFAWPGIVMVTVFVTCPFVVRELVPLMSSQGTDSEEAAVLLGASGWQLFRKVTLPNIRWALLYGVILTNARAVGEFGAVSVVSGGIRGETNTLPLHVELLHQDYNAVGAFTAAALLTLMAVVTLMIKSYLEWRLHSASEQE from the coding sequence ATGGAACAGACCCTTACCCTCAAGGCGTCCCGCCCCTGGGGTCGGTGGCTGCTGATTGGCACCGGCGTGGTGCTGACCCTGCTGTTGCTGGTGGTGCCGCTGTTTGCCATTTTTGCCGGGGCTCTGGCCGCCGGCGTGGGTGGTGTGCTCGACAACCTGGCCGAGCCCGATATGCTGCACGCCATTGGCCTGACCCTGATGGTGGCGGCCATTACCGTGCCGGTAAACCTGGTGTTCGGCACCCTGCTGGCCTGGCTGGTCACTCGCTTTCGCTTTCCCGGCCGTCAGCTGCTGCTGACCCTGATGGACGTGCCCTTTGCGGTGTCACCGGTGGTAGCCGGCCTGCTCTATCTGCTGATGTACGGCGTGAACGGACCGGTGGGCGGCTGGCTCGACGGCCACGATATGCAGCTGATGTTTGCCTGGCCCGGCATTGTGATGGTCACAGTGTTTGTCACCTGCCCCTTTGTGGTGCGCGAGCTGGTGCCGCTGATGAGCAGCCAGGGCACCGACTCGGAAGAGGCCGCCGTGCTGCTGGGGGCCAGTGGCTGGCAGCTGTTCCGCAAGGTCACCCTGCCCAATATTCGCTGGGCGCTGCTCTACGGCGTGATCCTCACCAACGCCCGGGCGGTGGGCGAGTTTGGCGCCGTGTCGGTGGTATCCGGCGGTATTCGCGGCGAAACCAACACCCTGCCCCTGCATGTGGAGCTGCTGCATCAGGACTACAATGCAGTGGGCGCCTTTACTGCCGCCGCCCTGCTGACCCTGATGGCAGTGGTCACCCTGATGATCAAATCTTATCTTGAGTGGCGTCTGCACAGCGCCAGTGAACAGGAGTAA
- the cysT gene encoding sulfate/thiosulfate ABC transporter permease CysT, whose product MAALLGSSKRVLPGFTLSLGTSLLFVSLIILLPLTGLVINTSQMGWEEYWRVVTDPRVVATYQVTLSAAAVASLFNMAFGLLMAWILTRYRFPGRALLDGLMDLPFALPTAVAGLTLASLFATNGWYGAWLAELGIKVSYTWVGIVVAMVFTSVPFVVRTVQPVLEDLGPEYEEAAATLGASPWQAFTRVVLPELRPALFTGTALSFTRSLGEFGAVIFIAGNMPWQTEITSLMIFIRLQEFDYAAASAIASLVLLASFVLLFAINTLQGRFMRRIRGNA is encoded by the coding sequence ATGGCGGCGCTGCTGGGCTCCTCAAAGCGGGTGCTGCCGGGCTTTACCCTGAGCCTGGGCACCAGCCTGCTGTTTGTCAGCCTGATCATTCTGCTGCCGCTCACCGGGCTGGTGATCAACACCAGCCAGATGGGCTGGGAGGAATACTGGCGGGTGGTTACCGACCCGCGGGTGGTGGCCACCTACCAGGTCACCCTCAGCGCCGCCGCTGTGGCCAGTTTGTTCAATATGGCCTTTGGCCTGCTGATGGCCTGGATCCTCACCCGCTACCGCTTTCCCGGCCGGGCCCTGCTCGACGGCCTGATGGACCTGCCCTTTGCCCTGCCCACCGCCGTGGCGGGCCTGACCCTGGCCTCGCTGTTTGCCACCAATGGCTGGTATGGTGCCTGGCTGGCGGAGCTGGGTATCAAGGTGTCTTACACCTGGGTGGGCATAGTGGTGGCCATGGTGTTTACCAGCGTGCCCTTTGTGGTGCGCACGGTGCAGCCGGTACTGGAAGATCTGGGCCCGGAATATGAAGAAGCCGCCGCCACCCTGGGGGCCAGCCCCTGGCAGGCCTTTACTCGCGTGGTGCTGCCCGAGTTGCGCCCGGCGCTGTTTACCGGCACCGCGCTGTCCTTTACCCGCAGCCTGGGCGAATTCGGTGCGGTGATCTTTATTGCCGGCAACATGCCCTGGCAGACCGAGATCACCTCGCTGATGATCTTTATTCGGCTGCAGGAGTTCGACTACGCCGCCGCCAGCGCCATTGCCAGCCTGGTGCTGCTGGCTTCATTTGTGCTGCTGTTTGCCATCAACACCCTGCAGGGCCGCTTTATGCGCCGCATACGAGGTAACGCCTGA
- the cysM gene encoding cysteine synthase CysM has protein sequence MSFPTIEDYVGNTPLVRLQRMAEHTNSQVLVKLEGNNPAGSVKDRPALNMIRQAELRGTIKHGDTLIEATSGNTGIALAMAAAIKGYKMVLIMPDNSTEERKASMRAYGAELILVSKEEGMEGARDLADSMAAAGKGVILDQFNNPDNPQAHLLSTGPEIWQQSEGRITHFVSSMGTTGTIMGVSEYLKGQNPEVQIVGLQPCEGSHIPGIRRWPEAYLPGIFDRSRVDTVLDISEQEAVDTMLRLAREEGIFCGVSSGGAVAGALKLAEQVDNAVIVAIICDRGDRYLSSGVFNTSEG, from the coding sequence ATGTCATTTCCGACCATAGAGGATTACGTCGGCAACACGCCCCTGGTGCGGCTACAGCGCATGGCCGAGCACACCAACAGCCAAGTGCTGGTCAAGCTGGAAGGCAACAACCCCGCCGGCTCGGTGAAGGACAGGCCCGCCCTGAACATGATTCGGCAGGCGGAGCTGCGCGGTACCATTAAACACGGCGACACCTTGATAGAAGCCACCAGTGGCAACACCGGCATTGCCCTGGCCATGGCCGCCGCCATCAAGGGCTATAAAATGGTGCTGATCATGCCCGACAATTCCACCGAAGAGCGCAAGGCCTCCATGCGCGCCTATGGTGCCGAGCTGATCCTGGTGAGCAAGGAGGAAGGCATGGAAGGCGCCCGGGATTTGGCCGACAGCATGGCCGCCGCCGGCAAGGGCGTGATCCTCGATCAGTTCAACAACCCCGATAACCCGCAGGCGCACCTGCTGAGTACGGGCCCGGAAATCTGGCAGCAAAGCGAAGGCCGCATTACCCACTTCGTATCGAGCATGGGCACCACAGGCACCATTATGGGCGTGTCCGAGTACCTGAAAGGCCAGAACCCGGAGGTGCAGATCGTGGGCTTGCAGCCCTGCGAAGGCAGCCATATTCCGGGCATTCGGCGCTGGCCCGAGGCCTATCTGCCGGGCATCTTTGACAGAAGCCGGGTTGATACGGTGCTGGATATCAGCGAACAAGAGGCGGTAGACACCATGCTGCGCCTGGCGCGAGAAGAAGGCATTTTCTGTGGCGTCAGCTCCGGCGGTGCCGTGGCTGGTGCACTCAAGCTGGCGGAGCAGGTCGACAATGCGGTGATTGTGGCCATTATCTGCGACCGGGGCGACCGCTACCTGTCATCCGGGGTATTTAATACCAGTGAGGGGTAA
- the hemG gene encoding menaquinone-dependent protoporphyrinogen IX dehydrogenase has translation MEKLLVLYSSRNGQTKKIIEAMRSEFSGYDVELVDLHTNPRKNLSKYDKVVVGASIRYGRFHDSLYTFIHHHSEQLAAVDAAFFCVCLTARKPEKAVPGKNAYIRKFLARSPWRPRTIGVFAGALKYSEYNWWQTRIIQLIMKITGGSTDTSQDLEFTDWDKVAEFARKVAGRG, from the coding sequence ATGGAAAAACTGTTGGTGCTTTATTCATCCCGTAATGGTCAGACCAAAAAGATCATTGAGGCAATGCGGAGTGAATTCAGTGGTTACGACGTGGAGCTGGTGGATTTGCACACCAATCCCAGAAAGAACCTGAGTAAATATGACAAGGTGGTGGTGGGCGCTTCCATTCGCTATGGCCGCTTTCACGACAGTCTGTATACCTTTATTCACCACCACAGCGAACAGCTGGCGGCGGTGGATGCGGCCTTTTTCTGTGTTTGCCTTACCGCCCGCAAGCCCGAAAAGGCGGTGCCGGGCAAAAATGCCTACATCAGAAAGTTCCTGGCCCGCTCGCCCTGGCGTCCCAGAACCATCGGTGTGTTTGCCGGCGCACTGAAATACAGCGAATACAATTGGTGGCAGACCCGTATCATTCAGCTGATCATGAAAATAACCGGCGGCAGCACCGACACCAGCCAGGATCTGGAATTTACCGATTGGGACAAGGTCGCCGAATTTGCCAGAAAAGTAGCCGGACGGGGCTGA